The proteins below are encoded in one region of Nakamurella flava:
- a CDS encoding glutamyl-tRNA reductase, whose amino-acid sequence MLTVLGASHHDLELPQLERLAAGGEILAARLADLVAVPDGPLTGVVLLATCNRLEIYADAVRFHDAIDAVTAAVAGATGIPEAEASALLQVRVGAPVAAHLFGVAAGLDSMVVGEAEIAGQVSRAFRAAQTAGTTSPALHQLFQGAARASKRVATVTGLGAAGRSVASVALDLAVGTGDPLVGTRTLIVGTGAYARVVAAEVRARGGQDLFVHSPSGRATAFAHRHGATPVDADALADALATADLVVTCSGAGDPVIDELLVRRVVARRSAPLPIVDLALRSDLTPQARAVPGVRVVDLRSVAGQADSPHIEAITAAQDIVIAAVADYEDQLAQRRLDPAVVALRQHVSGTVTKELERLRAKYPADIAADVERAMHRVTQSLLHTPTMRAKELALSGDSAGYLSALHTLFGIDIEGHAAAHPAGPVSAKATRPA is encoded by the coding sequence ATGCTCACGGTTCTCGGTGCCAGTCACCACGACCTGGAGCTCCCCCAGTTGGAACGCCTCGCGGCTGGCGGGGAGATCCTCGCCGCCCGTCTCGCCGATCTGGTCGCCGTCCCGGACGGCCCCCTGACCGGGGTCGTGCTCCTCGCGACCTGCAACCGGCTCGAGATCTACGCCGACGCCGTGCGGTTCCATGACGCCATCGACGCGGTCACCGCGGCGGTCGCCGGAGCGACCGGCATCCCCGAGGCGGAGGCCAGCGCCCTGCTGCAGGTCCGGGTCGGCGCCCCGGTCGCGGCCCACCTGTTCGGCGTCGCGGCCGGCCTGGACTCGATGGTGGTGGGTGAGGCCGAGATCGCCGGTCAGGTCTCCCGCGCCTTCCGGGCCGCGCAAACCGCCGGTACGACGTCACCGGCGCTGCATCAACTTTTCCAGGGTGCCGCGCGTGCCTCGAAGCGGGTGGCCACGGTCACCGGTCTCGGCGCCGCGGGTCGTTCGGTCGCCTCGGTCGCGCTGGATCTGGCCGTCGGCACCGGCGACCCCCTGGTCGGCACCCGCACCCTGATCGTGGGGACCGGCGCCTATGCGCGGGTGGTCGCCGCCGAGGTCCGGGCTCGTGGCGGTCAGGATCTGTTTGTGCATTCGCCCAGTGGTCGGGCCACGGCCTTCGCCCACCGGCACGGTGCCACCCCGGTCGATGCGGATGCTCTCGCGGACGCACTGGCCACCGCCGACCTCGTGGTCACCTGCAGCGGCGCCGGCGATCCGGTCATCGACGAACTCCTCGTCCGGCGGGTCGTGGCCCGCCGCAGCGCGCCGCTGCCGATCGTCGATCTCGCGCTGCGTTCCGATCTGACCCCCCAGGCCCGGGCGGTCCCGGGGGTGCGGGTGGTGGATCTGCGCAGCGTCGCCGGGCAGGCCGACTCTCCGCACATCGAGGCCATCACCGCGGCCCAGGACATCGTCATCGCGGCCGTCGCCGACTACGAGGATCAGCTCGCCCAGCGTCGTCTGGATCCCGCGGTGGTGGCGCTGCGCCAGCACGTCTCGGGAACGGTGACGAAGGAACTCGAGCGGCTGCGGGCCAAGTACCCGGCCGACATCGCGGCCGACGTCGAACGCGCCATGCACCGGGTGACCCAGTCGCTGCTGCACACCCCGACCATGCGGGCCAAGGAACTGGCGCTGTCGGGCGACAGCGCCGGCTACCTCAGCGCCCTGCACACCCTCTTCGGCATCGACATCGAGGGCCACGCTGCCGCGCACCCGGCCGGCCCGGTGTCGGCGAAGGCCACCCGCCCCGCCTGA
- the hemE gene encoding uroporphyrinogen decarboxylase, which translates to MSALPAGPAISGTPLPDDHPLTSGRTADSALIRSYRGERAERPAVWFMRQAGRSLPEYRAVRAGTAMLDACLTPDLVTEITLQPVRRHGVDAAIFFSDIVVPLKLAGIDVEIRPGVGPVVADPIRTAAQVAALPELTVDQLTPIVQAVRGTVAELGSTPLIGFAGAPFTLASYLVEGGPSREHLHTKAMMHAAPELWNELAGWVARTTATFLRGQVLAGTSAAQLFDSWAGALSLADYRTFVQPHSAHVLTAVADLGVPRIHFGVGTGELLAAMHEAGADVMGVDHRIPLDVAQQRLGGGVPVQGNIDPALLFAGRDALGAAATAVLAAGRTAPGHVVNLGHGVPPETDPDVLTWLVDLLHSSGPAGGGSAG; encoded by the coding sequence ATGTCTGCGCTTCCTGCCGGCCCGGCGATCTCCGGGACTCCCCTGCCCGACGACCATCCGCTGACGTCGGGCCGCACGGCCGACTCGGCGTTGATCCGTTCCTATCGTGGGGAACGGGCCGAGCGACCGGCGGTCTGGTTCATGCGGCAGGCCGGTCGATCCCTGCCCGAGTACCGCGCGGTCCGCGCCGGGACGGCCATGCTCGACGCCTGCCTGACCCCGGATCTGGTCACCGAGATCACCCTGCAGCCGGTCCGGCGGCACGGCGTGGACGCCGCGATCTTCTTCAGCGACATCGTCGTGCCGCTCAAGCTCGCCGGGATCGATGTCGAGATCCGCCCCGGGGTGGGTCCGGTGGTCGCGGACCCGATCCGCACCGCCGCACAGGTGGCCGCGCTGCCGGAGCTCACCGTCGACCAGCTGACACCCATCGTGCAGGCGGTCCGCGGCACGGTCGCCGAGCTGGGATCCACGCCGCTGATCGGGTTCGCGGGCGCTCCGTTCACCCTCGCGTCGTACCTGGTGGAGGGCGGCCCCAGCCGGGAGCACCTGCACACCAAGGCGATGATGCACGCCGCCCCCGAGCTGTGGAACGAGCTGGCCGGCTGGGTGGCCCGGACCACGGCCACCTTCCTGCGGGGTCAGGTGCTGGCCGGCACCTCGGCGGCACAGCTGTTCGACTCGTGGGCCGGGGCGCTGTCGCTCGCCGACTACCGCACCTTCGTGCAGCCGCATTCGGCCCACGTGCTGACCGCGGTGGCCGACCTGGGAGTGCCCCGCATCCACTTCGGCGTAGGCACCGGTGAGCTGCTGGCCGCCATGCACGAGGCCGGTGCCGACGTGATGGGGGTCGACCACCGCATCCCGCTGGACGTCGCGCAGCAGCGCCTCGGCGGCGGGGTCCCCGTGCAGGGCAACATCGACCCCGCTCTGCTCTTCGCCGGTCGGGACGCACTCGGCGCCGCCGCGACCGCAGTGCTGGCCGCCGGCCGCACGGCGCCCGGCCATGTCGTCAACCTCGGCCACGGCGTCCCCCCGGAGACCGATCCGGACGTGCTGACCTGGCTCGTCGACCTCCTCCACTCCTCCGGCCCGGCCGGCGGAGGGAGCGCAGGGTGA